The Flavobacteriales bacterium genome contains a region encoding:
- the rpe gene encoding ribulose-phosphate 3-epimerase, which produces MNSPIIAPSILAADFGNLQRDCEMVNASSAEWFHIDVMDGVFVPNISYGMPVIDAIHKHATKPLDVHLMIVQPERYIKEFKAVGAEILTVHYEASTHLHRSFQAIKNEGMKAGVALNPHTPVSVLEDIAADADLILIMSVNPGFGGQKFIENTYKKVAQAKELVLKSGSKALIEVDGGVTTANARKLYEAGADALVAGSFVFNSKDPIATIADLKK; this is translated from the coding sequence ATGAACAGTCCCATTATCGCCCCTTCCATCTTAGCCGCCGATTTCGGTAATCTTCAACGCGATTGCGAAATGGTGAACGCCAGTTCTGCCGAATGGTTTCACATCGATGTGATGGATGGTGTGTTTGTCCCGAATATTTCCTACGGAATGCCGGTTATCGATGCCATTCACAAGCATGCTACGAAGCCATTAGACGTGCATTTGATGATTGTGCAACCCGAACGCTACATCAAAGAATTTAAAGCCGTAGGAGCCGAAATATTGACGGTCCATTACGAAGCTTCCACGCATTTACACCGCAGTTTTCAGGCCATTAAAAATGAGGGGATGAAAGCAGGTGTGGCGCTTAATCCGCATACTCCCGTTTCGGTATTGGAAGACATTGCAGCCGATGCCGACCTGATTTTGATTATGAGTGTGAATCCCGGTTTTGGCGGACAAAAATTCATTGAGAACACCTACAAAAAAGTAGCGCAAGCCAAGGAACTCGTTTTAAAGAGCGGATCAAAAGCCCTGATTGAAGTGGATGGTGGTGTAACTACGGCCAATGCAAGAAAATTGTACGAAGCAGGTGCGGATGCATTGGTGGCAGGAAGCTTTGTGTTCAATTCCAAAGATCCCATTGCAACGATTGCCGATT